The uncultured Hyphomonas sp. genome includes a region encoding these proteins:
- the rpoB gene encoding DNA-directed RNA polymerase subunit beta, producing MALSFTEKKRIRKSFGRIPEAIEMPNLIEVQRESYEHFLQMHTPSQQRTDDGLGGVFKSVFPITDFSERATLEYVSYEFEQPKFDVEECMQRDLTFQAPLKVRLQLVVFDVDEDTGARSVKEVKEQECYLGDIPLMTEKGTFVVNGTERVIVSQMHRSPGVFFDHDKGKTHASGKLLFAARIIPYRGSWLDFEFDAKDILNIRIDRKRKLPATTILYALGYDTESILDLFYTHSIYRMDKKGWITGFRADAWKGVKPEFDLVDAKSKKVIAEAGKKITALKARRIAEGGTDEILVPSEALVGKFLARDVVNLETGEIFGEAGDVLEDEIIAEMRDYGLKTIEVLDIDSSGRGPWLRNTLKADKNETRFEALSDIYRVMRPGEPPTQEAAEALFGQLFFDPERYDLSAVGRVKMNMRLGVAVQGYEAAADDMRVLRNDDIIGVMKVILDLKDGKGEVDDIDNLGNRRVRSVGELMENNYRIGLVRMERAIKERMGSVDIDTVMPHDLINAKPVVAAVREFFGSSQLSQFMDQTNPLSEITHKRRLSALGPGGLTRERAGFEVRDVHPTHYGRICPIETPEGPNIGLINSLATHARVNKYGFIESPYRKVINGKQTDEVVYLSAMEESIYSIAQANAEVSENGELANEFVNARVAGEATMVPKEDIQYMDVSPKQVVSVAAALIPYLENDDANRALMGSNMQRQAVPLVKSEAPFVGTGMEAVVARDSRAAIVARRAGVVEQVDALRIVVRATDEIDQGKSGVDIYRLAKFRRSNQNSCINQRPIVKVGDVVSKNDIIADGPSTDLGELALGRNVLVAFMPWNGYNFEDSILISERIVRDDVFTSIHIEEFEVAARDTKLGPEEITRDIPNVGEEALRNLDEAGIVAVGAEVKAGDILVGKVTPKGESPMTPEEKLLRAIFGEKASDVRDTSLRVPPGDAGTVVDVRIFNRHGIDKDQRALQIEREQIEKLQEDKEDEQAILERNIYTRLEEFLVGKDAAAGPKGFKPGRISAEALGELTHKQWWDVALKSEKAQSELDAMQEQFDSSMRELDARFNDKVEKVQRGDDLPPGVMKVVKVFLAVKRKLQPGDKMAGRHGNKGVISKINPLEDMPFLEDGTPVDIVLNPLGVPSRMNVGQILETHTGWACRGLGRIIDNAVDEFHQKNDVNALKAALETAYGKGQEMPESDGEIIELASNLRNGVPIATPVFDGAREGDINELLERAGLDSSGQVRLFDGRTGQAFTRPVTVGYKYLLKLHHLVDEKIHARSTGPYSLVTQQPLGGKAQFGGQRFGEMEVWALEAYGAAYTLQEMLTVKSDDTAGRAKVYEAIVRGDDTFEAGIPESFNVLVKEMRSLGLNVELIEEGGGTSEDEPAADSETVPAE from the coding sequence ATGGCACTCTCCTTCACGGAAAAGAAACGTATCCGCAAATCCTTCGGGCGCATTCCCGAAGCCATCGAAATGCCAAACCTGATCGAGGTTCAGCGCGAATCTTACGAGCACTTCCTTCAGATGCACACGCCGTCGCAGCAGCGCACGGATGATGGCCTGGGCGGTGTTTTCAAGTCCGTGTTCCCGATCACTGACTTCTCCGAGCGGGCAACGCTCGAGTATGTCTCCTACGAATTCGAACAGCCGAAGTTCGACGTTGAAGAGTGCATGCAGCGCGACCTGACCTTCCAGGCTCCCCTGAAGGTCCGTCTGCAGCTCGTGGTCTTCGATGTCGATGAAGACACCGGCGCGCGTTCGGTCAAGGAAGTCAAAGAGCAGGAATGCTATCTCGGCGACATCCCGCTGATGACCGAGAAGGGCACCTTTGTCGTCAACGGTACGGAGCGTGTGATCGTCTCCCAGATGCACCGTTCGCCGGGCGTCTTCTTCGACCACGACAAGGGCAAGACCCACGCTTCCGGCAAGCTGCTGTTCGCAGCCCGCATCATTCCTTACCGCGGCTCGTGGCTCGACTTCGAGTTCGACGCGAAGGACATCCTGAACATCCGGATCGACCGTAAGCGCAAGCTGCCGGCGACGACGATCCTGTACGCGCTCGGCTATGACACCGAGTCCATCCTCGACCTTTTCTACACCCACTCCATCTACCGGATGGACAAGAAGGGCTGGATCACGGGCTTCCGCGCCGATGCCTGGAAAGGCGTGAAGCCGGAATTCGACCTGGTCGACGCCAAGTCCAAGAAGGTGATCGCCGAAGCCGGCAAGAAGATCACGGCCCTCAAGGCCCGCCGCATAGCCGAAGGCGGTACGGACGAGATCCTCGTGCCGTCCGAAGCGCTCGTCGGCAAGTTCCTGGCCCGCGACGTGGTCAACCTGGAAACCGGTGAGATCTTCGGTGAAGCCGGCGACGTGCTGGAAGACGAGATCATCGCGGAAATGCGCGACTATGGTCTCAAGACGATCGAAGTGCTGGACATCGACAGCTCGGGCCGTGGCCCGTGGCTGCGCAACACGCTGAAGGCCGACAAGAACGAAACCCGTTTCGAAGCCCTGTCCGACATCTACCGCGTGATGCGTCCGGGCGAGCCGCCGACCCAGGAAGCCGCTGAGGCTCTGTTCGGCCAGCTCTTCTTCGACCCGGAGCGTTATGACCTCTCGGCTGTTGGCCGGGTGAAAATGAACATGCGCCTCGGCGTTGCCGTGCAGGGCTACGAAGCCGCTGCCGACGACATGCGCGTGCTCCGCAACGATGACATCATCGGCGTCATGAAGGTCATCCTCGACCTGAAGGACGGCAAGGGTGAAGTCGACGACATCGACAACCTCGGCAACCGCCGCGTCCGCTCGGTCGGCGAGCTGATGGAAAACAACTACCGCATCGGCCTCGTGCGCATGGAGCGCGCGATCAAGGAGCGCATGGGCTCTGTCGATATCGACACGGTCATGCCGCATGACCTGATCAACGCGAAGCCGGTTGTGGCGGCCGTCCGCGAATTCTTCGGCTCCTCGCAGCTGTCGCAGTTCATGGACCAGACCAACCCGCTGTCCGAGATCACCCACAAGCGCCGCCTGTCGGCCCTTGGCCCGGGCGGTCTGACCCGCGAGCGTGCCGGCTTCGAAGTGCGCGACGTGCACCCGACCCACTATGGCCGTATCTGTCCGATTGAGACGCCGGAAGGCCCGAACATCGGTCTGATCAACTCGTTGGCAACGCATGCCCGCGTGAACAAGTACGGCTTCATCGAGAGCCCGTACCGCAAGGTGATCAACGGCAAGCAGACCGACGAGGTCGTGTACCTGTCGGCCATGGAAGAAAGCATCTACTCGATCGCCCAGGCCAATGCCGAAGTGAGCGAGAATGGTGAGCTGGCCAATGAATTCGTCAACGCCCGTGTGGCTGGCGAAGCGACCATGGTGCCAAAGGAAGACATCCAGTACATGGACGTCTCGCCGAAGCAGGTCGTCTCGGTCGCTGCGGCGCTGATCCCGTACCTCGAAAACGACGACGCCAACCGCGCCCTCATGGGTTCGAACATGCAACGTCAGGCCGTGCCGCTCGTGAAGTCGGAAGCGCCGTTCGTCGGTACCGGCATGGAAGCGGTTGTGGCCCGTGACTCCCGCGCTGCCATCGTTGCCCGCCGGGCAGGGGTGGTCGAGCAGGTCGACGCCCTGCGCATCGTGGTCCGCGCGACGGATGAGATCGACCAGGGCAAGTCCGGTGTCGATATCTACCGTCTGGCCAAGTTCCGCCGTTCGAACCAGAACTCGTGCATCAACCAGCGCCCGATCGTCAAAGTGGGCGATGTGGTGTCCAAGAATGACATCATCGCTGACGGTCCGTCCACGGACCTTGGTGAGCTGGCGCTCGGCCGCAACGTGCTCGTCGCGTTCATGCCGTGGAATGGCTATAACTTCGAAGACTCCATCCTGATCTCCGAGCGCATCGTGCGTGACGACGTCTTCACCTCGATCCACATCGAGGAATTCGAAGTCGCTGCCCGCGACACGAAGCTCGGCCCGGAAGAGATCACCCGTGATATCCCGAACGTCGGTGAGGAAGCCCTGCGTAACCTCGACGAAGCCGGCATCGTGGCCGTGGGTGCCGAAGTGAAAGCTGGCGACATCCTCGTCGGCAAGGTCACGCCGAAGGGCGAAAGCCCGATGACGCCGGAAGAAAAACTCCTCCGCGCCATCTTCGGTGAGAAGGCGTCCGATGTCCGCGACACCTCGCTGCGCGTGCCGCCGGGCGATGCCGGTACGGTCGTCGATGTCCGCATCTTCAACCGCCACGGTATCGACAAGGACCAGCGTGCCCTTCAGATCGAGCGTGAGCAGATCGAGAAGCTGCAGGAGGACAAGGAAGACGAACAGGCCATCCTTGAGCGGAACATCTATACCCGCCTCGAGGAATTCCTGGTGGGCAAGGACGCCGCTGCAGGTCCGAAAGGCTTCAAGCCGGGCCGCATCTCCGCCGAAGCACTTGGCGAGCTGACCCACAAGCAGTGGTGGGATGTCGCCCTGAAGTCCGAGAAGGCTCAGTCCGAACTCGACGCGATGCAGGAGCAGTTCGATTCCTCGATGCGCGAGCTCGACGCCCGCTTCAACGACAAGGTCGAAAAGGTCCAGCGCGGCGACGATCTGCCTCCGGGCGTGATGAAGGTCGTGAAAGTCTTCCTGGCCGTGAAGCGCAAGCTGCAGCCGGGCGACAAGATGGCCGGCCGTCACGGCAACAAGGGGGTGATCTCCAAGATCAACCCGCTCGAAGACATGCCGTTCCTGGAAGATGGTACGCCGGTCGACATCGTGCTGAACCCGCTGGGCGTTCCGTCGCGTATGAACGTCGGTCAGATCCTTGAGACACACACAGGCTGGGCCTGCCGTGGTCTCGGCCGGATCATCGACAATGCTGTCGACGAGTTCCACCAGAAGAACGACGTCAATGCACTGAAAGCTGCGCTGGAAACGGCGTACGGCAAAGGCCAGGAAATGCCGGAGTCCGATGGCGAGATCATCGAACTGGCTTCCAACCTGCGCAATGGTGTGCCGATCGCGACGCCGGTCTTCGACGGTGCCCGCGAAGGCGACATCAACGAGCTGCTGGAGCGTGCCGGTCTCGACTCGTCCGGCCAGGTCCGTCTGTTCGACGGCCGTACCGGCCAGGCGTTCACCCGTCCGGTCACCGTGGGCTACAAGTATCTCCTCAAGCTTCACCACCTGGTGGACGAGAAGATCCACGCCCGTTCGACCGGTCCGTACTCGCTCGTCACGCAGCAGCCGCTGGGCGGCAAGGCCCAGTTCGGTGGCCAGCGCTTCGGTGAGATGGAGGTCTGGGCCCTGGAAGCCTATGGCGCCGCATACACGCTGCAGGAAATGCTGACCGTGAAGTCCGACGACACGGCTGGCCGTGCGAAGGTCTACGAGGCCATCGTCCGCGGCGACGACACGTTCGAGGCCGGTATCCCGGAATCGTTCAACGTGCTCGTCAAGGAGATGCGTTCGCTGGGCCTCAACGTCGAGCTGATCGAAGAGGGCGGCGGTACCAGCGAGGACGAGCCGGCCGCCGACAGCGAGACGGTGCCCGCCGAGTAG
- a CDS encoding winged helix-turn-helix domain-containing protein: MADTFGSGTEAEKERSSFRIGALLVEPDHNSVSDGAERHRLEPKVMEVLCTLADRPGEVISRQELIDRVWGVEHGADESLTRAVSLLRGVLNTDKGLHSVIETIPKRGYRLAAEVGGEAEDTAVQEAPAMTAAAEEPVAPFVREPWRRATEISPVRYVSALVVLAVIMLWTGVMIGRSSGTAVAVPDKSIAVMPFENLSENAGQDYFSRGLSEEIRTLLTQLDDLKVAGRAPPSLGVEEGLDAQALGEKLRVSRVLTGSIRSDNDRIKVSAELIDTESGYQVWSHGYDRLFSAQSLFDLQKDIATDVAGALSISLNVQEPNQILGSDTDSLEAYNYFLSAREADVFGMGDRREMLALLNKALELDPDYGAARVSLAMNTGAQAWGASMPAEAAAFLAEGRAIAEDAVRLNPDLAQAYTALASFQALDGNWLEAGRDNKVALDRSPNLRVLHDQTIFLMRTGRIEEALSIAQRGQTADPLNPDRAATLAMAYALLGRHEAAAASLEHYWTLQLPPGGWDAYAWAIEMQAPQTLEGLTALSERLIRADPSLQTLVGPVLAALPDQAAALQVVEAQFEAGAGSHPNRFEILAVLAAQLGDPELALRIWRHELSGTRLRLMRIWGPVYADMRRLPAYADLMAEIGLPPYWREFGWPDRCRPVDPQGFKCF, encoded by the coding sequence ATGGCAGATACGTTCGGATCAGGCACGGAGGCAGAAAAGGAGCGATCCAGTTTCCGGATCGGCGCCCTGCTGGTCGAGCCTGACCATAATAGTGTCTCAGATGGTGCCGAACGCCACCGTCTGGAGCCGAAGGTCATGGAAGTGCTGTGCACGCTGGCTGACCGGCCGGGCGAAGTCATCTCGCGCCAGGAGCTGATCGACCGGGTCTGGGGGGTGGAGCACGGCGCCGATGAAAGCCTGACGCGGGCGGTCTCGCTGCTAAGGGGCGTGCTGAACACCGACAAGGGGCTTCACTCGGTCATCGAGACGATCCCGAAGCGCGGATACCGGCTGGCAGCGGAAGTCGGCGGCGAGGCGGAGGATACCGCCGTACAGGAAGCGCCGGCCATGACCGCGGCGGCGGAAGAGCCGGTCGCGCCCTTTGTCCGCGAGCCCTGGCGCCGTGCCACCGAAATCAGTCCGGTCCGCTACGTCTCTGCGCTTGTTGTTCTCGCCGTGATCATGCTTTGGACCGGCGTGATGATCGGCCGCTCGTCAGGCACTGCGGTGGCTGTGCCCGACAAGTCGATTGCGGTTATGCCTTTTGAGAATTTGAGCGAGAACGCAGGTCAGGACTATTTCTCGCGCGGCCTGTCGGAAGAGATCCGCACCCTCCTGACCCAGCTGGATGACCTGAAGGTCGCGGGCAGGGCGCCGCCCTCTCTTGGCGTGGAGGAGGGGCTGGATGCGCAGGCGCTCGGCGAAAAGCTGCGGGTGTCGCGTGTCCTGACGGGCAGCATCCGGTCGGACAATGACCGCATCAAGGTGTCTGCCGAGCTGATCGACACCGAAAGCGGATACCAGGTCTGGTCACATGGGTATGACCGGCTGTTCAGCGCCCAGAGCCTGTTCGACCTGCAGAAGGACATCGCCACCGATGTGGCCGGCGCTCTCAGCATTTCCCTGAATGTCCAGGAACCGAACCAGATTCTCGGCTCGGATACGGATAGCCTCGAAGCCTACAATTATTTCCTGAGTGCCCGGGAGGCCGATGTCTTTGGCATGGGCGACCGCAGAGAAATGCTGGCGCTCCTCAACAAGGCGCTTGAACTCGATCCGGACTATGGCGCCGCCCGTGTGTCGCTGGCGATGAATACCGGCGCGCAGGCCTGGGGCGCGTCAATGCCGGCGGAGGCTGCGGCGTTCCTGGCAGAGGGAAGGGCGATTGCGGAAGACGCCGTGCGCCTCAATCCGGATCTCGCGCAGGCCTATACGGCGCTCGCCAGTTTCCAGGCGCTGGACGGCAACTGGCTGGAAGCGGGCCGGGACAACAAGGTCGCGCTGGACCGGTCACCCAATCTGCGCGTGCTACATGACCAGACCATCTTCCTGATGCGTACCGGCCGGATCGAGGAGGCGTTGAGCATCGCCCAGCGGGGGCAGACGGCGGATCCGTTGAACCCGGATCGCGCCGCGACGCTGGCCATGGCTTATGCGCTGCTCGGGCGGCACGAGGCCGCCGCGGCATCGCTCGAACATTACTGGACGTTGCAGCTGCCGCCAGGCGGATGGGACGCCTATGCCTGGGCAATCGAAATGCAGGCGCCGCAGACGCTCGAGGGGCTGACGGCACTCAGCGAGCGTCTGATCCGGGCCGATCCCTCCCTGCAGACGCTGGTCGGGCCGGTCCTTGCGGCCCTGCCGGACCAGGCGGCGGCCCTGCAAGTGGTTGAGGCTCAGTTCGAAGCGGGGGCAGGGAGCCATCCGAACCGGTTCGAAATTCTGGCGGTCCTTGCCGCGCAGCTGGGGGATCCGGAACTGGCGCTCCGTATCTGGCGGCATGAACTCTCCGGCACGCGTCTCAGACTGATGCGGATCTGGGGGCCGGTCTATGCCGACATGCGCCGGCTGCCGGCTTATGCTGACCTGATGGCCGAAATCGGGCTGCCGCCTTACTGGCGGGAGTTTGGCTGGCCGGACAGGTGCCGGCCAGTGGACCCGCAGGGCTTCAAATGCTTCTGA
- a CDS encoding M48 family metallopeptidase: MTKLIDIDSAVFEGAPRVNLSRRAIISGLAAGTVFPFVTNCSTNPATGRSQFVIFGEQEVASMAASAWTDMKAQTPVTANSQLKSRVLHVWEKTLHGAERKGDITAGQNWELAVFDTDDVNAFVMPGNRVGVYRGITELTENDDQLSSILGHETGHVVGRHAAERLSVTTAAQLGLAAGQIAIAQSETLSKYGGEIGALGGAAMQFGVILPYSRNHELEADKLGVDYMHNAGYDVRQSVRLWELMDAQSKGQRPAEFMSTHPDPARRAQELVKYINYRGYALM, translated from the coding sequence ATGACGAAATTGATCGATATCGATAGCGCCGTTTTCGAAGGGGCGCCGCGTGTGAACCTGTCCCGCCGGGCCATAATTTCCGGCCTCGCCGCCGGAACGGTGTTCCCGTTCGTGACGAACTGCTCGACCAATCCTGCGACCGGGCGCAGCCAGTTCGTGATCTTCGGTGAACAGGAAGTTGCTTCCATGGCCGCTTCGGCCTGGACCGACATGAAAGCCCAGACGCCGGTGACGGCCAATTCCCAGCTGAAGAGCCGGGTGCTGCACGTATGGGAGAAGACGCTGCACGGTGCGGAGCGGAAGGGCGACATCACCGCCGGACAGAACTGGGAGTTGGCCGTGTTCGACACCGATGATGTCAACGCCTTCGTCATGCCGGGCAACCGGGTGGGGGTTTATCGCGGCATTACGGAACTGACCGAGAATGATGACCAGCTCTCGTCCATTCTGGGTCATGAGACCGGGCATGTGGTCGGCCGCCACGCTGCCGAGCGCCTGTCGGTGACGACTGCCGCCCAGCTCGGCCTGGCAGCGGGCCAGATTGCGATTGCCCAGTCCGAGACGCTGTCGAAATATGGCGGCGAAATCGGTGCGCTGGGCGGTGCGGCCATGCAGTTTGGTGTGATCCTGCCCTACAGCCGGAATCATGAGCTTGAGGCCGACAAGCTGGGCGTCGATTACATGCACAATGCCGGCTATGACGTGCGCCAGTCGGTCCGCCTGTGGGAACTGATGGATGCCCAGTCCAAGGGCCAGCGCCCGGCGGAATTCATGTCCACCCACCCGGACCCGGCCCGCCGGGCCCAGGAACTGGTGAAGTACATCAACTACAGGGGCTATGCCCTGATGTAG
- the rplA gene encoding 50S ribosomal protein L1, whose amino-acid sequence MAKAGKRARAIAESVDANKAYTVADAVALVKSNAKAKFDETVEIAVNLGVDPKYADQMVRGVVNLPAGTGKDVRVAVFAKDAKAEEATAAGADFVGAEDLMEKIQGGFMDFDRVIASPDMMAVVGRLGKVLGPRGLMPNPKVGTVTPNVAQAVKDAKSGSVEFRVEKAGIVHAGVGKASFAEGDIEKNVTAFLDALVKARPSGAKGTFVKKISLSSTMGAGVTIDTAEISQ is encoded by the coding sequence ATGGCGAAAGCAGGAAAGCGCGCACGCGCAATTGCAGAATCCGTTGACGCAAACAAAGCCTACACCGTCGCTGACGCTGTGGCGCTGGTGAAGTCCAACGCAAAAGCGAAGTTCGACGAAACCGTCGAGATCGCCGTGAACCTCGGCGTTGACCCGAAATACGCAGACCAGATGGTCCGCGGCGTGGTCAACCTGCCGGCCGGCACGGGCAAGGACGTCCGCGTCGCCGTGTTCGCGAAAGACGCAAAAGCAGAAGAAGCCACCGCAGCCGGTGCCGATTTCGTCGGTGCTGAAGACCTGATGGAAAAAATCCAGGGCGGCTTCATGGACTTCGACCGCGTCATCGCATCGCCGGACATGATGGCCGTTGTCGGCCGTCTGGGTAAGGTGCTCGGCCCGCGCGGCCTGATGCCGAACCCGAAGGTCGGCACCGTGACCCCGAACGTGGCCCAGGCCGTCAAGGACGCAAAGTCCGGCTCGGTCGAGTTCCGCGTCGAGAAGGCCGGTATCGTTCACGCCGGCGTCGGCAAGGCTTCCTTCGCTGAAGGCGACATCGAGAAGAACGTCACCGCGTTCCTCGACGCTCTCGTGAAAGCCCGTCCGTCCGGCGCAAAAGGTACGTTCGTGAAGAAGATCTCGCTCTCGTCCACCATGGGCGCTGGCGTCACGATCGACACGGCAGAGATCTCTCAGTAA
- the rplK gene encoding 50S ribosomal protein L11, whose product MAKKLLGQLKLQIPAGQANPSPPVGPALGQRGINIMEFCKAFNAKTQSMEPGLPVPVVIDYYQDKSFTFITKTPPATVLLKKAAKLKLGKKPASGAKKPGYDTVGKVTMAQVREIAEIKMPDLNANDIDAAAKIIAGSARAMGIEVVE is encoded by the coding sequence ATGGCCAAGAAACTGCTGGGGCAGCTGAAGCTCCAGATTCCTGCCGGCCAGGCCAACCCGTCGCCGCCCGTCGGCCCGGCGCTCGGTCAGCGCGGCATCAACATCATGGAATTCTGCAAGGCGTTCAACGCCAAGACCCAATCCATGGAACCCGGCCTGCCGGTACCGGTCGTCATCGACTACTACCAGGACAAGTCGTTCACCTTCATCACCAAGACGCCGCCGGCGACTGTGCTGCTGAAGAAGGCTGCCAAGCTGAAGCTCGGCAAGAAGCCTGCTTCCGGCGCCAAGAAGCCGGGCTACGACACCGTCGGCAAGGTCACCATGGCCCAGGTGCGTGAGATCGCGGAAATCAAAATGCCCGACCTCAACGCCAACGACATTGACGCAGCTGCCAAGATCATCGCCGGTTCCGCCCGCGCGATGGGCATCGAAGTTGTGGAGTAA
- the rplJ gene encoding 50S ribosomal protein L10, protein MDKAGKSAALESLKGVFEESGAVVVTHYTGLSVAEMTKLRGMLRKDGAQLKVVKNTLAQIALEGKGGDEAKDMFQGPVAIAFSSDPVSAAKAADEFSKENSKLVIIGAVMGDQVLDAKGVEALAKLPSLDQLRGKLIGLIQAPATKVAGVLQAPAGQLARVVSAYANKDAA, encoded by the coding sequence ATGGATAAAGCTGGAAAAAGTGCGGCTCTGGAATCCCTGAAAGGGGTTTTCGAAGAGTCCGGTGCGGTCGTTGTGACCCACTATACCGGTCTGTCTGTTGCGGAAATGACGAAGCTGCGTGGCATGCTCCGCAAGGACGGTGCGCAGCTGAAGGTGGTCAAGAATACCCTGGCGCAGATCGCGCTTGAGGGTAAGGGCGGCGACGAAGCCAAGGACATGTTCCAGGGCCCGGTTGCCATCGCCTTTTCATCTGACCCGGTGTCGGCTGCAAAAGCGGCTGACGAGTTCTCGAAGGAAAATTCGAAGCTCGTGATCATCGGCGCAGTGATGGGCGACCAGGTCCTCGACGCCAAAGGTGTCGAAGCTCTGGCGAAACTCCCCTCGCTCGATCAGCTTCGTGGCAAGCTCATCGGCCTCATCCAGGCTCCGGCAACGAAAGTTGCAGGCGTCCTGCAGGCCCCGGCTGGCCAACTCGCTCGTGTGGTATCGGCCTACGCCAACAAAGACGCAGCCTGA
- the rplL gene encoding 50S ribosomal protein L7/L12: protein MADLEKIAEDLSVLTVLEAAELATLLEEKWGVSAAAPVAVAAVAGGDAGGAAAAEEKDEFDVILAEAGGKKIEVIKLVREVVPSLGLKEAKELVEGAPKPIKEGAPKAEAEEIKKKFEAAGAKVELK, encoded by the coding sequence ATGGCAGACCTTGAAAAAATTGCCGAAGACCTTTCGGTCCTCACCGTTCTCGAAGCCGCTGAACTCGCAACCCTTCTCGAAGAGAAGTGGGGCGTTTCCGCTGCTGCTCCGGTCGCAGTCGCAGCCGTCGCCGGTGGCGATGCTGGCGGTGCAGCCGCTGCTGAAGAGAAAGACGAATTCGACGTCATCCTGGCTGAAGCCGGTGGCAAGAAAATCGAAGTCATCAAACTCGTCCGCGAAGTCGTTCCGTCGCTCGGCCTGAAAGAAGCCAAAGAGCTGGTGGAAGGCGCACCGAAGCCGATCAAGGAAGGTGCTCCGAAGGCTGAAGCCGAAGAGATCAAGAAGAAGTTCGAAGCAGCTGGCGCCAAAGTCGAGCTCAAGTAA